Proteins from a single region of Runella sp. SP2:
- a CDS encoding PIN domain-containing protein, translated as MDAVFADTNALIRLLGGDTMVAELTDNKLVFISEMTEMEMLCKPNINKEQRRIIRSLLDDCVIVPFSPEIKQKAIKIRLSTRLKLVDAIVGATAINMGFNLITNDLAFASLDNLLNVILLPNLE; from the coding sequence ATGGATGCTGTGTTTGCAGATACCAATGCACTTATTAGACTCTTGGGCGGAGATACAATGGTGGCAGAATTAACAGATAACAAGCTAGTGTTCATCTCGGAGATGACTGAGATGGAAATGCTTTGTAAGCCTAATATTAATAAAGAACAGCGCCGAATTATTCGTTCATTACTGGATGATTGTGTGATAGTTCCATTTTCTCCAGAAATAAAGCAAAAAGCTATAAAGATAAGATTGAGTACTAGATTGAAACTGGTAGATGCTATCGTTGGCGCTACGGCAATAAATATGGGATTTAATCTTATTACTAATGATTTAGCTTTTGCTAGCCTAGATAACTTGCTCAATGTGATTTTGCTCCCTAATTTGGAGTAA
- the kdpF gene encoding K(+)-transporting ATPase subunit F → MFLLLFILALAVFGYLVYVLLKPEKF, encoded by the coding sequence ATGTTCCTTCTATTATTCATCCTCGCTTTGGCCGTCTTTGGCTACTTAGTGTACGTCTTACTCAAGCCCGAAAAATTTTAA